One segment of Sulfobacillus thermosulfidooxidans DSM 9293 DNA contains the following:
- a CDS encoding PQQ-binding-like beta-propeller repeat protein, with protein sequence MPIPNAVIESSGDPWFNFAAVQDFAKNSPAVHIGASFQNIHALNPKTGREMWTFYTRGTDAMTPLYYQGTLYWVDGSGNVWAINAQNGTPVKPFVDSSGNPVLHLTGFNTQDSATLALTPQGPIMVVGTSTPDVLYGINLDTAQILWKQTFSSTPLQYSGFAFATPVYDAVDHLVISDVLVNPQGNQATLEAFAVNPLTGHVVWSQTLGTGSVPDGFGGSTPVFDPQTDSVFFGNPLTHSEIALNAVNGHILWNTRIGQDISAPGAVVSRHLIVAGGPDIFSLNPRTGRIQHTTVIGGDFLNNNPTIEGQTVYIGNAWGWVLALPLNEITG encoded by the coding sequence ATGCCAATCCCCAATGCCGTTATCGAAAGTTCTGGCGATCCCTGGTTTAATTTTGCTGCGGTCCAGGATTTTGCCAAAAATAGTCCGGCCGTGCATATTGGGGCAAGTTTTCAAAACATCCACGCCTTAAATCCCAAAACCGGCCGGGAAATGTGGACCTTCTATACGCGCGGCACCGATGCCATGACTCCGTTATATTATCAAGGAACTCTGTATTGGGTGGATGGATCGGGCAATGTGTGGGCCATTAACGCACAAAATGGCACGCCAGTGAAACCCTTTGTCGATAGTAGCGGAAATCCGGTGCTCCACTTAACTGGATTCAATACCCAAGATTCTGCAACCTTAGCATTGACACCACAAGGTCCTATCATGGTGGTCGGCACATCGACTCCTGATGTGTTGTACGGAATTAACCTCGACACCGCACAAATTCTCTGGAAACAGACGTTTTCCTCAACCCCCTTGCAGTATTCAGGTTTTGCTTTTGCGACTCCCGTCTATGACGCGGTGGATCACTTGGTGATCTCCGATGTTCTGGTGAATCCCCAAGGTAACCAGGCGACCCTAGAAGCATTTGCCGTGAATCCCTTAACGGGTCACGTGGTATGGAGCCAAACGCTTGGCACCGGCTCAGTACCCGATGGATTTGGGGGATCGACACCGGTTTTTGATCCCCAAACCGATTCGGTCTTTTTCGGCAATCCTCTCACTCACAGTGAAATCGCACTCAATGCCGTAAATGGCCATATTTTGTGGAATACACGCATTGGACAGGACATTTCAGCTCCTGGGGCTGTGGTATCTCGTCATTTAATTGTCGCAGGAGGCCCCGATATCTTTAGCCTTAATCCCCGCACCGGTCGTATTCAACACACGACCGTGATTGGCGGTGACTTCTTGAACAATAATCCGACCATTGAAGGCCAAACCGTGTACATTGGTAATGCCTGGGGTTGGGTGCTCGCTTTACCGCTTAACGAAATTACCGGATAA
- the arsC gene encoding arsenate reductase (thioredoxin) — MFIYFLCTGNSCRSQIAEGFARLMAKDGVRVESAGIEAHGLNPRAVQVMKEVGIDISTHHSKLIDNELLHQADFAITLCGDARDRCPITPPEVTRLHWGFEDPARAEGSEEEIMAVFRRVRDGIRDQVKAFLAEQNLLREDL, encoded by the coding sequence GTGTTCATCTACTTTTTGTGTACCGGCAATTCCTGTCGTTCCCAGATTGCGGAGGGATTTGCGCGGCTGATGGCCAAAGACGGGGTTCGGGTTGAAAGCGCTGGGATCGAGGCCCATGGTTTAAATCCTCGTGCCGTTCAGGTGATGAAAGAAGTCGGCATCGATATCTCGACGCACCACTCCAAATTGATTGATAACGAGTTATTGCACCAAGCGGATTTTGCGATTACTTTATGTGGGGATGCCAGGGATCGTTGTCCGATCACTCCCCCAGAGGTGACACGGCTTCACTGGGGTTTTGAGGATCCCGCCCGAGCTGAAGGCTCTGAAGAGGAAATTATGGCGGTGTTTCGCCGGGTGCGGGATGGAATTCGTGATCAGGTCAAAGCGTTTTTAGCGGAGCAAAACCTGTTGCGTGAGGATCTTTGA
- a CDS encoding AMP-binding protein: MDQLVISQVLLEASHKYPQQGIWYENQFTSYANLLERVLKLANSLQEMGIDQGTVVGILDANSQNFLELHYALAFVGAIMHPLNFRLSLNDLEYTIRQARDTWLFVGAEFLSLADTLKSLIPQQIAMPTQYDGLIRHGKPHFPRVTIHETDPFSIGFTTGTTGRPHGVLYRHRDLLLSSWQIVHHLALQDTPARLGPDETLLPLIPFFHIHGWGIPFIAPYIGASLVLSPKLSPRDQVELIAQHHVTWANMVPTQLYRLLEVLSGPLDDPLKVLTGGSALTYGLAKKASHFHVEISVIYGGTDQLASAISSIPPHSVLSSPEREKILSGRVMPLPMVEISLHDDQGQILDANGLNIGEIWIKSPWLPTEYVGDPQASKQAFRDGYFASGDLGILYPDGTLAIVDRLKDAIKSGGEWIAVNVLETILSEIDGIDQVAILTAPDPKWGERPVAVIQTRQAIDPDMILDYLAHQVNAGRIPKFWIPDHIFYIKEMPLTSAGKIHKQNLAAKLDMLPQDPHN; this comes from the coding sequence ATGGATCAATTAGTCATTTCTCAAGTCCTCTTAGAAGCCAGTCACAAATATCCTCAGCAAGGCATTTGGTATGAGAATCAATTCACGAGCTACGCCAATCTCTTAGAACGCGTATTAAAGCTAGCAAACAGTTTGCAGGAAATGGGTATCGACCAGGGAACAGTGGTGGGCATTTTAGATGCCAACTCGCAAAATTTTCTTGAACTTCATTATGCGCTCGCCTTTGTGGGCGCCATTATGCACCCCTTAAATTTCCGGTTATCCTTAAATGACCTCGAATACACCATCCGGCAAGCTCGGGATACCTGGCTCTTTGTCGGAGCTGAATTTTTATCATTAGCCGACACCTTAAAAAGCTTAATTCCCCAGCAAATTGCCATGCCTACCCAATATGATGGCTTAATACGGCACGGGAAGCCGCATTTTCCGCGTGTAACGATCCACGAGACCGATCCGTTTTCTATAGGATTTACGACGGGCACAACCGGAAGGCCCCATGGTGTCCTGTACCGTCACCGGGATCTCTTGTTAAGTTCATGGCAAATCGTTCACCATCTCGCGTTACAAGATACCCCCGCCCGGTTAGGACCCGATGAAACCTTATTACCCCTCATCCCTTTTTTTCACATTCACGGTTGGGGAATTCCCTTTATTGCACCGTATATTGGCGCATCGTTGGTGTTATCACCGAAACTGAGCCCAAGAGACCAAGTCGAGTTAATCGCTCAACACCATGTGACTTGGGCCAATATGGTTCCCACTCAGCTTTATAGACTCTTAGAGGTCTTATCCGGTCCCTTGGATGATCCCTTAAAAGTCTTGACCGGGGGCAGCGCATTAACCTATGGCTTAGCCAAAAAGGCATCCCATTTCCATGTGGAAATTTCCGTCATTTATGGTGGGACCGATCAACTAGCTTCGGCCATCTCATCCATTCCTCCCCACTCGGTACTATCCTCCCCCGAACGTGAAAAAATCCTAAGTGGCCGTGTCATGCCGCTGCCCATGGTCGAAATCTCCCTTCACGATGACCAAGGTCAAATCCTGGACGCCAATGGCCTCAACATTGGAGAAATTTGGATAAAAAGCCCATGGCTTCCCACAGAATATGTAGGCGATCCCCAAGCCTCAAAACAAGCCTTTCGGGACGGATATTTCGCCAGTGGCGATCTCGGGATTTTATACCCAGATGGTACGTTAGCCATTGTGGACCGCTTAAAAGACGCCATCAAAAGCGGAGGAGAATGGATCGCCGTCAATGTCCTTGAAACCATCCTCTCCGAAATTGACGGCATTGACCAGGTGGCCATCTTAACGGCACCCGATCCCAAGTGGGGAGAGCGGCCCGTGGCCGTTATTCAAACCCGCCAAGCCATTGATCCCGATATGATCCTCGATTACCTGGCCCATCAGGTCAATGCCGGACGAATCCCCAAGTTTTGGATTCCTGACCATATTTTTTACATTAAAGAAATGCCCTTAACGAGCGCTGGCAAAATTCATAAACAGAATCTCGCCGCCAAACTGGATATGCTTCCTCAAGATCCTCACAACTAG
- a CDS encoding PQQ-binding-like beta-propeller repeat protein: MSVKKYIALVAISSLLTLAVPPSVQAQSSNTASLGPSIFQTPTELQLAHKPKHFGRAPQHMQTLFPTSWNQLQANQQHDPVFQGPAGSHLPSILAHGGFWVAPLTGDEFLRLGRAFDRYPQDGGQAWGAEAAQWLGNVTGVSLVDGIVYIEESNNQIFAVNALTGVPIWRTQSVNSDMGDAIATSINGRPILFVGAGDVGFTLQHAVDFANNGNPPGPTVRGANFSAVYAIDGLTGKVLWRFDTAGEAMPTPVYHNGVVFFNTGDGHLYAVNAQNGQLLSAFSNPGFSSMSSGNWYIPTQGPYKGQFLMIYGTQDPNYLMAVDETNPQDPHLAWEYQVPNSINTGLGDVPPVVDPKRGIVLTDALVNDVAAGGTTSHPILNLDIFALNANTGQLLWSHLGGNGLVAKPVAFKGSVPMVHGGNLYVGDLLNETYQSYNEKTGRLRWETSIAQSGEVNEPRAGGVYYNHRVLFAEGQHIYTLNPKTGAIVNKFSSHGYFFGVWGISSPVIVDNELYIGSISGWIFAAPAHYIMTHRGGVPAIPNNFPSNLSVPDKAARYDNPLALPTPNQAANFPSVWEYYAGGTDHEGYSSIGPSGVKWATPLNDALPLNSPPRDTAIFGPQVASEMTSLAFGVGSGVSPAQGIVYAGSSRYSVNALNATTGQLIWRFDTINANPQCRYRKFWRSLV; encoded by the coding sequence ATGTCAGTCAAAAAGTATATAGCCCTTGTGGCTATATCTAGTCTTCTGACCTTGGCCGTCCCGCCTTCGGTCCAGGCCCAGTCTTCCAATACCGCATCGTTGGGTCCCAGTATTTTTCAGACACCAACAGAACTGCAATTAGCACACAAACCCAAACATTTTGGCCGAGCGCCCCAGCATATGCAGACACTCTTTCCCACCTCATGGAACCAGCTGCAAGCCAATCAACAGCACGATCCCGTATTTCAAGGTCCAGCAGGATCTCATCTGCCGTCGATTTTAGCGCATGGAGGATTCTGGGTCGCACCACTCACGGGCGACGAGTTTTTGCGCCTTGGCCGTGCTTTTGACCGCTATCCTCAAGACGGGGGACAAGCCTGGGGTGCCGAAGCGGCTCAGTGGTTAGGCAATGTCACGGGAGTCAGTTTGGTGGACGGAATTGTTTATATCGAGGAAAGTAATAACCAAATATTTGCTGTGAACGCGTTAACTGGTGTGCCGATTTGGCGAACCCAGAGTGTCAATTCGGATATGGGGGATGCCATCGCTACCTCCATCAATGGCCGACCCATATTATTTGTCGGTGCGGGGGATGTGGGTTTTACCCTGCAACATGCCGTAGATTTTGCCAACAATGGCAATCCCCCTGGACCTACCGTACGGGGAGCTAACTTCTCGGCGGTCTATGCCATCGACGGTCTCACAGGAAAAGTCCTGTGGCGTTTTGATACGGCCGGTGAAGCCATGCCCACGCCCGTCTACCATAACGGTGTCGTCTTTTTCAATACGGGAGATGGCCATTTATATGCGGTGAATGCCCAAAATGGTCAATTATTATCGGCTTTTAGCAACCCGGGCTTTAGCAGCATGTCTTCTGGTAATTGGTATATTCCGACTCAAGGGCCTTATAAAGGCCAGTTCTTGATGATCTACGGAACCCAAGATCCGAATTATTTAATGGCCGTCGATGAAACAAATCCTCAAGATCCCCACTTGGCTTGGGAATATCAAGTCCCGAACTCGATTAATACCGGACTAGGAGATGTTCCTCCTGTTGTCGATCCCAAACGGGGCATCGTATTAACTGATGCCTTAGTCAATGATGTCGCCGCTGGTGGCACCACCAGCCATCCCATTTTAAACTTGGATATTTTTGCCTTGAACGCCAACACCGGGCAACTTCTGTGGAGCCACTTGGGCGGGAATGGACTCGTAGCAAAACCTGTCGCCTTTAAAGGGAGTGTGCCCATGGTGCATGGGGGAAACCTTTATGTCGGCGATTTGCTCAATGAAACCTACCAGTCTTACAACGAAAAAACAGGGCGCCTCCGCTGGGAGACGTCTATCGCCCAAAGTGGTGAAGTCAATGAACCGCGGGCGGGTGGCGTTTATTATAACCACCGCGTCCTATTTGCTGAAGGGCAGCATATTTACACGCTCAATCCGAAAACAGGGGCGATTGTTAACAAGTTCTCTAGCCATGGCTACTTCTTTGGCGTCTGGGGCATATCAAGCCCTGTCATCGTCGACAATGAATTGTATATTGGCTCCATTTCCGGATGGATTTTTGCCGCCCCCGCCCATTATATTATGACCCACCGAGGGGGCGTTCCCGCCATTCCGAATAATTTTCCGAGCAACCTCTCTGTCCCTGACAAAGCGGCACGTTATGACAACCCACTCGCTTTGCCCACGCCTAATCAGGCTGCCAATTTCCCCTCAGTCTGGGAATATTATGCGGGCGGAACGGATCATGAGGGATATTCATCCATAGGTCCAAGTGGCGTAAAATGGGCGACACCGCTCAATGACGCTTTACCCCTCAATAGTCCTCCCCGAGACACCGCTATTTTCGGACCACAAGTCGCATCAGAAATGACATCGCTCGCTTTTGGCGTCGGCAGTGGAGTTAGTCCCGCTCAGGGCATTGTATACGCAGGCAGTAGCCGCTATTCGGTCAATGCGCTCAATGCCACCACCGGTCAACTCATTTGGCGTTTTGACACGATTAATGCCAATCCCCAATGCCGTTATCGAAAGTTCTGGCGATCCCTGGTTTAA